One part of the Populus alba chromosome 18, ASM523922v2, whole genome shotgun sequence genome encodes these proteins:
- the LOC118059496 gene encoding putative protease Do-like 14: MNFSVDIIPPPPPFLKKRDDDTNLAALKVSLSVVCLAAYDRGSGEKCFACTGTIVECEGAAGDDGKFEATILTSASLFHSYRDPSQITVEVHLSDGSSYEGEVSAFDLHYNIATVKFKPDKLPQKARLKWIDDSMSLQPDNDHTMVEANFFNLCPGDKVIALARVQDQYHHKLLVSSGDFSIYCCGLDCQELLMTTCEISTPFIGGPLINWDGEVIGINFFWKGQTPFLPINIAFRCLDYLNKKRSVPHPWLGMEFTNLYAADVVTLEEIVQLFPLVCKGVIVEEVTEESPADRAEIQPNDVIIKCDREVVSCSLKFFGMIWDKVGKSMELEVMRAGVCGPLKLVILADDLLPDSYNSWPIYLSGERVSG, encoded by the exons atgaatttttcaG TTGATATAATTCCGCCTCCGCCTCCGTTTTTGAAAAAGCGGGATGATGATACAAATTTAGCTGCTTTGAAAGTTTCTCTATCGGTTGTGTGCCTTGCTGCATACGACAGAGGTAG CGGAGAAAAGTGTTTTGCGTGCACCGGCACAATTGTAGAATGTGAAGGTGCAGCAGGAGATGATGGTAAATTCGAGGCTACCATATTGACTTCTGCTTCTCTCTTTCACTCTTATAGAGACCCTTCTCAAATCACG GTTGAAGTACATCTATCAGATGGCAGTTCGTACGAGGGAGAGGTTTCAGCTTTTGATTTACACTACAACATTGCTACGGTCAAGTTCAAGCCTGATAAACTTCCTCAAAAAGCACGTCTTAAATGGATAGATGATTCTATGTCTTTACAACCTGATAATGATCACACCATGGTAGAGGCTAACTTTTTTAACCTTTGTCCCGGGGATAAAGTAATAGCTTTAGCCCGGGTGCAAGATCAATATCACCACAAGCTTCTTGTCAGTTCTGGTGATTTCAG TATTTATTGCTGCGGACTGGATTGCCAAGAGCTCCTAATGACAACTTGCGAGATTTCTACA CCTTTTATTGGGGGGCCACTCATTAATTGGGATGGAGAAGTCATCGGGATCAATTTCTTTTGGAAGGGCCAGACTCCTTTTCTGCCAATCAACATAGCTTTTAGATGCCTGGACTACTTAAATAAGAAAAG GAGTGTCCCTCATCCTTGGCTTGGGATGGAATTTACTAATCTTTATGCTGCTGACGTGGTCACTTTGGAGGAAATAGTTCAATTGTTCCCTCTTGTTTGCAAAGGGGTTATAGTTGAAGAG GTAACGGAAGAGTCTCCTGCTGATCGCGCTGAGATACAACCCAATGATGTTATAATTAAATGCGACAGAGAGGTGGTTAGCTGCTCCTTAAAG TTCTTTGGAATGATTTGGGACAAGGTTGGGAAATCTATGGAGTTAGAGGTGATGAGGGCAGGTGTTTGTGGGCCTTTGAAGCTCGTTATACTCGCCGATGACCTTCTTCCAGACAGTTATAACAG TTGGCCAATTTACTTGTCTGGGGAGAGGGTTTCAGGATGA
- the LOC118059452 gene encoding uncharacterized protein, which yields MYPDDARSYDAGDDHPSLDASEIPTFFKTMVPTVARIFNVFESGTLSWFAAGVVISPYGHIITINTGTGTNRTGMHVYFKDDDEGFKAAICHEYDDHPFLLLKLESERDDFPYARLATSAAVQGCEIHFIHVFNYNWFRYLKGMVSCPNRNLSYIIKSDEVKQIAAPSIMDVYLKGAPIQFVEVGAIYDSEHLRGSPFFSKNGTVVGIYYFSAFNLAYGFNVDYLETMSPAWEEKITECQPAKRTKLTSDGLASSSQSGGRRAM from the exons ATGTATCCGGATGATGCTCGATCCTATGATGCAGGAGACGATCATCCATCCCTGGATGCTTCTGAGATACcaacttttttcaaaaccatGGTGCCCACTGTTGCTCGAatctttaatgtttttgaatctGGCACGCTATCCTGGTTTGCAGCTGGTGTTGTGATCTCACCTTATGGCCACATCATTACTATCAACACCGGCACGGGCACTAACAGAACAGGAatgcatgtttattttaaagatgatgatgaaggaTTCAAGGCGGCTATCTGTCATGAATATGATGATCATCCTTTTTTATTGCTCAAGTTGGAGTCAGAGAGGGACGACTTTCCCTATGCACGCCTCGCTACCTCTGCAGCTGTACAAGGCTGTGAGATTCATTTTATTCATGTCTTTAATTATAATTGGTTTCGATATCTTAAAGGAATGGTCTCATGTCCGAACAGAAacttatcttatattatcaagaGTGATGAAGTGAAACAAATAGCTGCACCTAGCATTATGGATGTCTATCTAAAGGGAGCTCCGATACAATTTGTGGAGGTGGGAGCTATTTATGACAGCGAGCATTTGCGTGGCAGCCCATTTTTCAGCAAGAATGGGACTGTTGTTGGCATCTATTATTTTAGTGCCTTTAATCTAGCTTATGGATTTAATGTGGATTACCTGGAGACGATGTCTCCTGCTTGGGAGGAAAAGATAACCGAGTGTCAACCAGCAAAGCGGACCAAACTTACCTCC GACGGATTGGCTTCCAGTTCTCAATCTGGGGGGCGGCGTGCTATGTAA
- the LOC118059453 gene encoding uncharacterized protein isoform X2, protein MDDHGLRHGRDRRESSSSIEIQNQWREIQDLLKERLITQDDFPWKLPIPSSSGNVVVEEEEGTLLKYVGGVDVSYSKELDSAAAASTAACGCGSLVVLDVTTPTLQVVYQDFFLLTNFDVPYIPPFLAFREAPILLQLLQKMKNTDNPFYPQLLLVDGNGLLHPRGFGLACHLGVLANIPTIGIGKNGIRNSTSLSYFIT, encoded by the exons ATGGATGATCATGGTCTTCGTCATGGACGGGATCGGAgagaatcatcatcatcaattgaAATCCAAAATCAATGGAGAGA GATTCAAGATTTACTTAAAGAGAGGTTGATAACACAGGATGATTTCCCTTGGAAACTGCCCATACCCAGCAGCAGCGGCAATGTTgttgttgaagaagaagaaggaacgTTATTGAAATATGTGGGTGGGGTTGATGTAAGCTATTCTAAGGAATTAGactcagcagcagcagcatcaaCGGCAGCATGCGGATGTGGAAGCCTTGTTGTTTTGGATGTCACCACTCCCACTCTGCAAGTCGTCTACCAAGATTTCTTTCTCCTCACCAATTTCGATGTCCCTTATATTCCTCCCTTCCTTGCTTTCCGAGAG GCTCCAATACTCTTACAACTGTTACAGAAGATGAAAAACACTGACAATCCATTCTACCCCCAG TTACTGCTTGTTGATGGCAATGGTTTGCTTCATCCTCGAG GTTTCGGCTTGGCTTGCCATCTTGGTGTTCTGGCTAATATCCCCACCATTGGCATAGGAAAGAAT GGTATTCGCAATTCAACTAGCCTTTCTTATTTCATCACTTAA
- the LOC118059453 gene encoding uncharacterized protein isoform X1, producing MDDHGLRHGRDRRESSSSIEIQNQWREIQDLLKERLITQDDFPWKLPIPSSSGNVVVEEEEGTLLKYVGGVDVSYSKELDSAAAASTAACGCGSLVVLDVTTPTLQVVYQDFFLLTNFDVPYIPPFLAFREAPILLQLLQKMKNTDNPFYPQLLLVDGNGLLHPRGFGLACHLGVLANIPTIGIGKNLHHVDGLTQSGVRQLLQAKDSSGEDFITLKGSSGCVWGAVTDFTHHLLLTRHKNFISE from the exons ATGGATGATCATGGTCTTCGTCATGGACGGGATCGGAgagaatcatcatcatcaattgaAATCCAAAATCAATGGAGAGA GATTCAAGATTTACTTAAAGAGAGGTTGATAACACAGGATGATTTCCCTTGGAAACTGCCCATACCCAGCAGCAGCGGCAATGTTgttgttgaagaagaagaaggaacgTTATTGAAATATGTGGGTGGGGTTGATGTAAGCTATTCTAAGGAATTAGactcagcagcagcagcatcaaCGGCAGCATGCGGATGTGGAAGCCTTGTTGTTTTGGATGTCACCACTCCCACTCTGCAAGTCGTCTACCAAGATTTCTTTCTCCTCACCAATTTCGATGTCCCTTATATTCCTCCCTTCCTTGCTTTCCGAGAG GCTCCAATACTCTTACAACTGTTACAGAAGATGAAAAACACTGACAATCCATTCTACCCCCAG TTACTGCTTGTTGATGGCAATGGTTTGCTTCATCCTCGAG GTTTCGGCTTGGCTTGCCATCTTGGTGTTCTGGCTAATATCCCCACCATTGGCATAGGAAAGAAT CTGCATCATGTTGATGGTCTCACTCAATCTGGAGTGAGACAGCTTCTTCAGGCCAAAGATAGCAGTGGTGAAGATTTTATTACTTTGAAGGGATCCTCTGGCTGTGTATGGGGAGCGGTAACAGATTTtactcatcatcttcttctaacTCGGCATAAAAATTTCATATCTGAGTGA